CAGCTCGCCGGTGAGCGCGAACATCGAGCTCATCAGGCAGCCGGCCGCGGCGCCCTGGACGGCGCGGAACACGATCAGCCAGGTCATGGTGGGCGCCGCCCCGCACGCCGCCGATCCGGCGAGGAACCCCAGCAGGCCGGTCAGCAGGACGCGGCGGCGCCCGAACAGGTCCCCGAGCCGCCCCGACAGGGGGACGGTGACGCTGGTGGCCAGCACGTACGCCGTCGACACCCAGGCGAGCCGGTCGAGCCCGCCGAGGTCCCCCACGATCGTCGGCAGCGCGGTGCCGAGCACCGTCGCGTCCAGCGAGGACATGAGCCCGGCGAGCATGAGCCCGCCGAACACCAGCCGGCGGTGCCGGCCGGTCATGGGCGCGGTCGTCTCGATCACGCGCACCTCCCAATTCTATGCGTTGGACATATAGATGCTAGACACAGATAGATGAGTCGCGCAATCCATCTAGACTGGGCGCCATGAGCGACGAGGCGCTGGACGCCGTCGAGCGGAGCATGGTCAGGCTGCGCCGGGGCATGTCGCGGCAGCGGCTGGGCAAGGCGGCGATCAGGGACCACAACCTCCCGGTGGACGTGCAGGTCCTGCACGTCGTGGACATCGTGGACGAGGGCCCCGACCGGCCCGGCGAGGAGATGAGCGTCGGCCTGGTGGCCGCCCGCCTCGGCGTCGACGCCTCGCGCGGCAGCCGCATCGTCGCCGAGGCGGTCAAGTCGGGCTATGTCCGGCGGGTCGCCTCGCAGGAGGACGGCCGGCGCATCCACCTGGAGCTCACCGACGCGGGCAGGGCCGTCGTCGACGCCACCCGCCGCACCCGGCAGGAGCACTTCGCCAAGGCCATGAGCGGCTGGACGGACGAGGAGCGCTCCGCGTTCGCCCGCCTCCTGTCCCGCTTCGTCCACACCTACGAGGACTGACCGCCCCGGCGGCCGGCGCGGGGCGCCTCGCGTCCTCCCCCGGTTGCGGTCGGACGGCGCGCGCCTACGACCACGGTCGCGGGTCCGGTGCGGAGCGCTCGGCCTCACGGAGGACGGAGCCCCGGTCGACCGGCGTCTAGGCTGACGGGATGGGTGGTCGCCTGATCCCGCCGCCGGGGCGCGCACGGGACGCGGCCCTGGCGGGCGGAGTGCTCGCCGTGGTGGCCGTCAGCAGTCTGAAGTCGCTCGTCGGCCCGCGCGAGGAGCCGTGGGCGGCGACCGCGTTCGACTGGGCGCTGATCCTCCTCGCCTGCGGGTCGCTGTTCTTCGCCCGCGGGCGGCCGGTGGCCGTCGCGGCCCTCGTCCTGGTGACCACCGGCGCCTACTACGTCGCCAGCCTGCACGACGGCGGGCTGATGATCGCGGTCATCGCGGCACTGTACGCGGTCGCGGCCGGCGGCCGGCTCCAGGCCGCCGTCGTCCTGTCGGCGCTGACCGTGATCGCCACCGGCGCCGGGACCCTGCTCGGCAACCGCGACGTCAACGGCGTCGCCCTGTTCATGCTGACCGGGTGGCTGGTGGCCGTGGTGGCGCTCGGGTGGGTGCGGCACAGCCGGCTCGCCTACCTGCGCGAGGCCGAGCGGCGCGCCGCGGGCGAGGAGCGGCTGCGCATCGCCCGCGAGCTGCACGACGTCGTCGGCCACCACCTCTCGCTGATCAACGTCCAGGCCGGGACGTCGCTGCACCGCTTCCACCGGGACCCGGCGCAGGGCGAGGCGGCCCTCGCCGCGATCAAGGCGTCGAGCCGGGAGGCCCTGCGCGACCTGCGCGCCACCCTCGGGGTGCTGCGGCAGGCCGACGAGGAGGCGCCGACCGCGCCCCCGCCCACCCTGGACGGGATCGGCGGGCTGATCGGGACGGCCCGGGCGGCCGGCCTCACCGTGCACGGCGGCGTCACCGGCGAGGCGGACCCGCCCACCGAGGTCGGCCTGGCCGCCTACCGCATCGTCCAGGAGTCGCTCACCAACGTCTCGCGGCACGCCGCCGCCGCGGAGGTCACGGTCAGCGTCGAGCGGGGGCCGGGCGCGCTGCTCGTCGAGGTCGCCGACGACGGCCGGGGCGCCGGGCCGCCGCCGGCGGGTCCGGGAAGCGGCGTCGAGGGGATGCGCGAACGGGCCCGCGCGCTCGGCGGCGAGCTGACGGCGGGACCGCGGCCGGGCGGCGGCTTCCTCGTCCGGGCCCGGCTGCCCTACGGGAACGAGGCGCGCACGCGATGATCAAAGTTCTGCTGGCCGACGACCAGGGCCTGGTCCGGGCCGGGTTCCGCTCCATCC
The sequence above is a segment of the Actinomadura coerulea genome. Coding sequences within it:
- a CDS encoding MarR family winged helix-turn-helix transcriptional regulator: MSDEALDAVERSMVRLRRGMSRQRLGKAAIRDHNLPVDVQVLHVVDIVDEGPDRPGEEMSVGLVAARLGVDASRGSRIVAEAVKSGYVRRVASQEDGRRIHLELTDAGRAVVDATRRTRQEHFAKAMSGWTDEERSAFARLLSRFVHTYED
- a CDS encoding sensor histidine kinase — protein: MGGRLIPPPGRARDAALAGGVLAVVAVSSLKSLVGPREEPWAATAFDWALILLACGSLFFARGRPVAVAALVLVTTGAYYVASLHDGGLMIAVIAALYAVAAGGRLQAAVVLSALTVIATGAGTLLGNRDVNGVALFMLTGWLVAVVALGWVRHSRLAYLREAERRAAGEERLRIARELHDVVGHHLSLINVQAGTSLHRFHRDPAQGEAALAAIKASSREALRDLRATLGVLRQADEEAPTAPPPTLDGIGGLIGTARAAGLTVHGGVTGEADPPTEVGLAAYRIVQESLTNVSRHAAAAEVTVSVERGPGALLVEVADDGRGAGPPPAGPGSGVEGMRERARALGGELTAGPRPGGGFLVRARLPYGNEARTR